In Lathyrus oleraceus cultivar Zhongwan6 chromosome 2, CAAS_Psat_ZW6_1.0, whole genome shotgun sequence, the DNA window ACATTGAATGAAGTTAGATCCAGAAGTGTCAACACACAGATAAACTTGGTATAGTTGGCTGTTACCAGATGAATCCACATTGCATTGGATGAATGGAGTAAACCCAACTCCCTTTTCTATAGCTTCTTTGATACTGCTCAAACTGTATGAATTTCCATCAGCTTGTATCCCTGACACAAGATCAATGTTTATAAGTAACATTTCTATACAATATTAAAACCTATGTTTTGATTTGTCCTAAAGATAACAAAATTGTGGATACTTTACCTGCACTTGTAAGAGCTTCAAGGAGGTTGGATTTTTGTTTCAAGTTGAGAGTAGTTTCAAAATAATCATGTTGTTTAAGGCTTGATTCTGAGCAAGTTCCATGTTTCTCCCATTCATGTGTCCAAAACTGAATTCCATCACCACTTGGACATGCAAGTGTGGGCCAGTTCTTTTGTAAGCTACTTGTGAGATCAGATATCTATAATAATCATATACACAAACACAAGTTAGACTTAGTAGAATGAAAACAAGATATAAAAATGCATTTGGTGAAGAATGAAAAAGTACCTGAGATTGATCAAAAGGGCTATTGGGATCACAGTTAGATGGATATGTACCATCTTTGTAATTAGGCCATAAACCATGAATACCGAAATCAGCAGCAGGTTTTCCCGTTGTTGGGTAGCAACAACTCTTCTTTGAGTCACAGAATGATCCCGGCCACTACAAAAGCAAAAAAGACCATATCACTAATTCGAATGTACACAGTAACTAAAATTATGTTGATGATGATTGAAATGAATTTGATGTTACCTGTTGAACAAGGTAGAAGAAATCAAAATCTTGTTGTTGTGAAAGACATAGAATTGATAATTGA includes these proteins:
- the LOC127119510 gene encoding ribonuclease 1, with the translated sequence MESKGSILIKLLLLFQLSILCLSQQQDFDFFYLVQQWPGSFCDSKKSCCYPTTGKPAADFGIHGLWPNYKDGTYPSNCDPNSPFDQSQISDLTSSLQKNWPTLACPSGDGIQFWTHEWEKHGTCSESSLKQHDYFETTLNLKQKSNLLEALTSAGIQADGNSYSLSSIKEAIEKGVGFTPFIQCNVDSSGNSQLYQVYLCVDTSGSNFIQCPVFPHGKCGSQIEFPTF